A DNA window from Thermoanaerobaculales bacterium contains the following coding sequences:
- the hxpB gene encoding hexitol phosphatase HxpB, producing MRAVIFDMDGVLIDSEPLWRQAEREVFAEQGLILSDDDCRQTMGLRTDELVAYWYRRHRWLARTQSVVADAIDSRVAELIAEHGAPLPGAVAAVRAARESGLPLGLASSSSLALIELVVRALGLGDCFSALCSAEDEERGKPDPAVYLTAARRLGVPPGECVAVEDSARGVAAALAAGMRVVAVPTPDHLDNPAFDPAHLKLRSLEELSVEGLRARGW from the coding sequence ATGCGGGCGGTCATCTTCGACATGGACGGGGTGCTGATCGACTCCGAGCCGTTGTGGCGGCAGGCCGAGCGGGAGGTCTTCGCCGAGCAGGGACTGATTCTGAGCGATGACGACTGCAGGCAGACCATGGGCCTGCGCACCGATGAGCTGGTCGCCTACTGGTATCGCCGGCACCGCTGGCTGGCACGAACGCAGTCCGTGGTCGCCGACGCCATCGACTCCCGCGTCGCCGAGCTGATCGCGGAGCACGGCGCGCCGCTGCCGGGCGCGGTGGCCGCGGTCCGGGCCGCTCGCGAGTCCGGCCTTCCGCTCGGGCTGGCCTCGTCGTCGTCGCTCGCCCTGATCGAGCTCGTGGTGAGGGCGCTCGGCCTCGGTGACTGCTTTTCGGCGCTGTGCTCGGCCGAGGACGAGGAGCGAGGCAAGCCCGATCCGGCGGTCTATCTCACCGCCGCGCGCCGGCTCGGCGTGCCGCCTGGCGAGTGCGTGGCCGTCGAGGACTCGGCGCGCGGCGTCGCCGCCGCCCTCGCCGCCGGGATGCGGGTCGTCGCCGTGCCCACACCCGACCACCTCGACAATCCGGCGTTCGACCCCGCCCACCTCAAGCTGCGCTCGCTCGAGGAGCTCTCGGTCGAGGGCCTGCGCGCCCGGGGCTGGTAG